In Babylonia areolata isolate BAREFJ2019XMU chromosome 10, ASM4173473v1, whole genome shotgun sequence, the following proteins share a genomic window:
- the LOC143286617 gene encoding uncharacterized protein LOC143286617 produces MTMKGENPMLVLLVTSLLAVHCQGLVLSSAPSSRLLQKMEESTRHLQELTRSMAELDTELGQAVLTSDVKEGMVKRRRSGSGFRPDLCRFQLHEGNCQAQEILQDQASGYLQSLVSPGKRSGDGPAPSHHKLSAEKCRHHLKEEMCQALEAIHRQKDNSGLLQSLGFPGKRSGDGPAPDYRKLAADLIKKKETLHSLRNVFDNAAFILEREKKWMTCNLNMGFTCQTEEYSNIADYYDFLNSADSPGKKRSAPQQSPEKSS; encoded by the exons ATGACAATGAAGGGAGAGAACCCGATGTTGGTGCTGCTGGTGACGTCACTGCTGGCTGTCCACTGTCAGGGGCTGGTGCTCAGTTCGGCCCCTTCCTCACG GTTGCTGCAGAAGATGGAGGAGAGCACACGTCACCTGCAGGAGCTGACCAGGTCCATGGCTGAACTGGACACTGAGCTGGGACAGGCCGT acTGACCAGTGACGTCAAGGAGGGGATGGTCAAACGACGACGTTCAGGTTCCGG TTTCCGCCCTGACCTGTGCCGCTTTCAGCTGCACGAGGGGAACTGTCAGGCCCAGGAGATCCTTCAGGACCAGGCCTCTGGCTACCTGCAGTCCCTCGTCTCCCCCGGCAAACGATCCGGAGACGGCCCTGCACCCAGCCACCACAA GCTGAGCGCGGAGAAGTGCCGGCACCACCTGAAGGAGGAGATGTGTCAGGCACTGGAGGCCAtccacagacagaaggacaactCGGGCCTCCTGCAGTCCCTCGGCTTCCCCGGGAAACGATCCGGAGACGGCCCTGCACCTGACTACCGAAA gctgGCGGCAGACCTGATCAAGAAGAAGGAGACGCTGCACTCTCTGAGGAATGTCTTCGACAATGCCGCCTTCATTCTGGAACGGGAAAA GAAGTGGATGACGTGTAACCTCAACATGGGCTTCACGTGCCAGACAGAGGAGTACTCCAACATCGCTGATTACTACGACTTCCTCAACTCTGCTGACAGTCCGGGCAAAAAGCGATCCGCTCCCCAACAGTCGCCCGAAAAGTCGTCCTAA